A segment of the Hippopotamus amphibius kiboko isolate mHipAmp2 chromosome 8, mHipAmp2.hap2, whole genome shotgun sequence genome:
GCTTAGGTCTCTCCCCTCaatttccctttgcttttcaaaagtttaaaaacaaaaacgggggaaaaaaaagaaaggaaacacacaTTTTTCGGGAAAAGGTGCCGTTCTTCACGCGCCGGGAGCGCCGCCAGCCGCTCTGCTCTCACTGCACCCGCTCGGTGAAGTTCTCAGGGAAGACGCCCCGGCACTTCTCCAGCTCCTTGTGCTGGTTCCAGTCACTCTCCTTCACGCCCATGAGCCAGCCTTCATCCTGAGGGCAAGCCAGCGTGTCGCACGGGGTCGGGGAGGAGGGCGTCCATCCCGACAGGGTGAGCCCTCCTCTGCCCTGTCTTTCCTCTAGACGGTCCCACCCACCTTAAAGGACACCTCTTCCAGGCAGCATTCCCTGCTCTTCTCTCGAGACCCAAATCAGCCCCCCAAGAGCCATCCCTCCCTGCAGTAGGTGGGTTTAACGCTTCGTGTTTGGTGAGTCCTCCTCACTGCAGGAAGGCAGCCTGACTGCTGCACTGGTCCAAACACCTCTAAACAACTCCTTCAATCCCTCACCAAAGAGTTTCCCAGCAGCTAGTGCCCACAGAGGACACATCACCAAGAAGGACATCAGCTGTCCTTCCAGCTTTCTACAAACAATGCCAAAAGGTTCTGCTGAGTACTGACCACTTGAAAGCTTCTAGAGTGACCTGAGGTGTCCCACCAAGCCCTCCAAGTTGAACTTGACCTTTGCTTTAACAGTGACCCCTCACAAGGATCATCCATCCAAGCCCCGACAAGCCCTGACCCCTGGGCTTGCAGTGACCGTATACGCCTGGGACCCACCTGCGTGATTACCTGCCTTGTCCTCGACCCTGAATGTGTCCTACCTGATCCACTTCCACCCACCCCAGACAGCTCCCACTCCAGGCTGGGAGGCCAGGAGTCTGCTCCTGAAAACCCCACCCAGCGCAGGGCTGGCCCAGTGGGGAGATCAGTGGAGACCTGGGGCTTCAGGAGAATCGACTGATTCAGCGCCAGGCCTAGGAAATCCTTGTTACTCAAACCTCCCAGCCCACAGTAGCCTCAATAAGTACATAGTATCCTCAAGTCCCAGCCCAGGACGCCCCAGCCAGGCTGGCCTAACCCCAAacccagccctcctcccaccctcagccACTCTGACAATTAAATCACAAGGATGTGTTGATGACTAAACGGACTTGAGTCCCACCAGGGCCCCTCTGCACTGCGGCTGCCACCTGGATAGCCACGTGGGCACCCCCACTGCACCACCAACAACCCACAAACAAGGGCTCCTGCTGAGGGGCCACGGCGACCTGAATAAAGCAGACCCTCCAGACCTGGTGGGGGGGTGCGGTGCAGGGCAGTTCTGCCCCACTCTGTGCCCCCCGGGCTCAGCAGACCCTACTCTGAGGACATTCTCACTAACAAGGAGAGGCCACAGCAGGGGGAGGGTCTGGGAGGCAACGGGGTGAGGACCCGCTGGGGACAGGACTGGGGACTCAGGGGCCCATCCCTGTGGGCAGGGAAGCTGCGGTTCCTGTGGACTGGGCAGGGCCAGCCTGGGAGCTGGCAGCACCCGGGGCCAATGGGAGGCTGCAGGGCAGGccggtgttggggggggggggggcggggcgcggtctgtggaggggcagccagggatccTGTCCTGGGGGGTCGGGATGAGCATGGAACGGAGAAGGGGACGAAGGGACTAGGATGCAGAGCAGAGAGCGGAGAGAAAGGCAGACAGAGCccaaggagaggaggaggcaggaagcaggaagTGAGAGACTGAGcggggagacagggagagagcaGCAAAGGGGAACCGTGCGGGCAGCAGGGAAGGGACGGGGAAGGAAATGCACGGCCGAGGCCGCGGGTCGGCTGGCGGGGCTCTGCTGCCCCCTGCTGGCCGCGCCGCCTCCCTGCAGACCGGGCCGCACCTGCTCCTCAGGGTTCTGGAAGGGGATCACCAGCACCACGTCCCCGGCTTTGAGCTGCAGCTCGTCCGTATCAGTGGCTGTGTAGTCGTGCTGGGCCTGCACCTGCAGAGGGTGGGGAGAGCTGACACCTCGGGGGCCTCTGTCCCACCTGCAGCCCCGCGGGGGCCGGGAGCAGGTGAAGGCAGCAGGAGCAGGGCTCGGATGCCACCTCACCAGTTGAGGAGCAGAGGAGGGGCAGTCGGGGAAGGATGGCTTTGGGCCCCCCACATAGCCTTGGGCCCagtgtcctccccaccccacagaggCAGCCAGAGCGGCGGGTCAGCAAGTCAGGCTCACCTTGAACATGAACCCCGGGGGCAGGTCCAGGCGCCCTGCCCCGCTGCCACCCTCCACGGTGCCGTTCACAGTTGCCGAGAAGGTCTCCACCACCACCGCGGGGAGAGagctctggggggagggggagcaggtcAGCGAGGGTGTGGGGGGGCCCCGGAGGGCAGGGCCACGCGGGCAGAGAAGGGGGGTGTCTGTGCCCAGTGCCAGACCAGCCTGCCTCCAGGTTCATCAACGGGAACCACGACCTGGACCAGCACAGAGCAAGACACAGGGCTAGGGAGCCGCGGGCGGCAGGGAGAAAAGACAGGGCCTTGGTCCCTGTCCTCTTACGGAGGCTGCTTCACTTGCTGCTGTCTCCCCGGGCTCCTGGGCTCCAGCCGCAGGGTGGGTCCCACCCGCCACCTCCGAGGCCTCTGCTGGCTGCAACATAAATGCCACGTGGGGTCAGACACAGGAGGGGGCGCCGCGGCCAGGACAAGGAGAGGGGCCGCGGAGGGCCAGTGCCTCTGCCCCCAGTACAGGGAGCCCCTCAAGGAAAGGTCCCCAGGCACAGGAAGCAGCTGGAGGCACTGGCAGGCACACGGACCAGACCCAGCGTGACGGACGTGCTGCTGAGAAGCCCAGCACAGGCCCCCGGGTGCCCTCTAAGCCCAAGCCCTGtccaagcctcagcttcctcccacccacccaccaggcCCTCAGCAGGTGGCTCCTGCGGTGAGAGCCCAGGCAGGGTGCTATGGACGCTGCCGGCTGCAGGTTGCAGTCAGGCTGAGCTGGGCCAGCACTGAAACTCAGCCACTTCTGAGCTCTGGGAGCAGTCACTCAACCCTCCTAGCCCCACCTCCTCACCTGTAGCAGGAGCAAATGTCTAGGTTAGGCTGACGATTAAAGGAGAAGTCTGCAAAGAGCCCACCATAAGCCTGGAGGAGCTCTGAAtgcacctccctcccaccatggGAGGCCTGAGCTGGGAGGCTgcagtggcgggggggagggggggaggtgcGCAGTGGTTGAGGAGCAGGCGAGGGGCTGACCTGACCTGAGCCACCCCAGCAGGAGTGACCGACAAGGCCTGTCCGGGGCCTCCTGGCTCAGGGCCCTAGCCTCACCCTCAGCCCCACAGTGGCTTTGTCCGTCCTGTGCCCCCTCCTCCGGGCTCTTCCTCCACGCTACACCCCCAGAGGCTGGGGCAGGTGAGGGGCTGAGGGGGCACTTACTTGGGCCGGCCCGGGCTCGGCAGTCTGGCTGGGCCAGGCCACAGCAAAGGTGCCCTCGGCAGCGCTGGGCTCCCTGGAAGGCAGGCTGCCAGCTGGACTCTCTGTGGGCTAGTGACAGGCCACCAAGGAGAACAgggtgggaggagcaggggcCAAGGGGTGGGAGGTGtcgggcgggggcgggagacaaGAGAAGAAGGTGGTGAGCGGCCCAGCGTGGGCCGAGGGGAGCTGATGGGTGCCAGCAGCCGGCAGCCTGGCCAGAGCcctgcaggggacagaggaagaCTCCCCAGAGGGACACCTCCTCCCACCTTCTCGCTCCCACCGCTGCCAAGGGGACGCAGCTCAGTGGCTCAGCACTTGCTGTCAAGAGACTCTGCCTGCCTGTCTACCAGGCTCTCTCTGGCCTCCTCCAGGGAGATGCCCAGGAGCTTGCAAGCCTGAGAGCCAGGGCTGCTGGCACTTTCACACCAGCCCCTCCTGCTGCGGCAGGAGGTGCGTCACCAGCGGCAGGGTGTCCCATGCCCTCCCCGAGGACTGGATGTCTGAGCCACCAGGTGATGACGGCCCCCGTCTGGCAGGCGCCTGGCCTCACCCGGCCTGTCCTGCTTCTCCAGtcgtctctcctccctcctctgtcccAGCAGCTCCTGGGTCCCGCTGCCCTGCGGGGCCTCTGCTGACGGAAAGCTCCTCGAGGGGAGGACCCTCCACCCCGAGGCCCCCCTGCCCACAGGCCTCGGCCCAGCCTGGGGACATCCCACCCATCCTTGGGGACCAGCTGGTCACGGTCCagggcccctcccaggccctgacAGCTGGGCCGCACCACGGGGGACTCTTCGAGGCTCAACTGAGGAGCCCCTTCCCACAGGGCCCGGCTGAAGGCAGTGTctccccagggcaggggtggggtggggcagcagAAGAGCCCCCTGTGCGCGTGGGCGCGGCCGTGCGTGCGCGGGCACGTGCGCCTGTGAACCGGCCAGGTGCGGGACCGGGGGGGTGGGCCCCGCGCACACAGGACGGCGGCTGCCCCGAGGGCTGAGCACGGAGCACACACAGCTTACCTCCCAGAGGTCCCACGGAATTGACTGAGCGCGGCAGAGGGGAGAAGGACAGAGTTCGCACGGAGGTTAGAGACGGGGGCAGGCAAGCAGTCCCCAGGGGCCCCCACCCCGCGCCTGCCCCGGGGCCCTCGAGCCCAGCAGGCGCAGGGCACAACAGAGCCGGGCTCCGAGGTCTCCAGAGGGCCGAGTCCTGGACACCTTCCGGGGGACTGAGACCCACAGGCCGGGGACTGCCCAAACCCGGGGCTGCCGccaggagaggggcaggaggcTGAGATGGACCGTGTGAGGTGCCAGGTGAGCGTGCAGCTGACCTCCTCCTGAGGACCTCTCGCTGACCTGTGtctgccctcttcccttcctcgTGGTCAGGACCAGGGGAGGCAACAAGAGCTGGGGACCAGGGCTCCAGGAGAAGGGCAGTGAGTGGGAGGAGGGCCTGGTGACCCCAGGACCCCCAAAGGCCTGGCCTAGATGAGCCCACATGGCCGGTGGGCAGACATGAACCCAGGCCCCGGTGGCCCGTGGGCAGTGGTGGGCTCACACCAACCTGACCAGAGGGCGTGGGCACCTTCACAGGGCTTGCCACAGGCGGGAGGGGGTCAAAGTCCAGGTCCAGCAGACTGGCCTGCTCCGAGAAAGGCCCCGGGGCCTCAAACTTGGCAGCAGCGGCAGAGGAGGAAAGCAGTTAGTGACAGGGTGCGAGCAGTCAGCCAGGGCGCACACGGCAGGCTCCTCTCCCAGACACACCCACCAACACAAGGAGCGCGGCCCACGCCACACACCTGGCACAAGCTCCACCCACACACGGACACACCTGGGGCCAGCTCGGCCATTGGCCAGGCAGCTGCCCCCCAAGCCCCCAACCCCCTCTCTCGTCTGTCCCCATCCTGCGGGCCGAGGCGGCCTCCCAGTGCCTGCACCCACAAGCTCCCCCGACCTGTGCTCCCTCCAGCAGCGGCCCAGGATACAGCCCGGGCTGGACAAGACCACACTCGGGACCCCTGGCCTGGAGGGCCCACAGACAGGCACCGGCCTCCCCTTGCTGCCGCAGACTGACAGGTGGTCCTGCCGTgacacccacccccagccagttCACATTGCCCAGGAGACCCGTGGTAAACGTGGGGGTCCCCAACACCTGAGCACCCGTGTTCACACTGCAGGTCCCCCGAGCCACCCCAAGGTTCCCATTCCGTGGGGCTGAGTGCACACCAGTGGTGTACATGCAGCAGGAACGGCCCCAGGAGACTGAGACACGGTGGCCCCAGCCTCACTGTGAGAAGCCAGCCCCTCAGTGAGCTGGGCCGCACAACCATGGAAGAAAAGGGTCTTTCCCAGAGCCACCCTGGAGGACAAGCCGCCCGGCGGCAGCACCCAGCGAACACGGTGCCTTCCTAGGAGGAGGGCTTGCTCGTCGCTGCCCCGTCTCACAGGAGGGGCTTCCCTAGACACAGGGAGGGCTGCACCTGCCCCGGCTCGGGAGAGGGTCCTCCCCTCGGAGCGCGGGGTGGGCTGTAGCCCTACAAGCCCAGGGTAGccagcttccctccccacccccttgatGGCGCCCAGAACTGACGGGATGTGCGCTCCAGCCCAAGGCACCTGAGGGCCTCCATTTAGAAGGACCCAAGACCTGGGAGAGTGGGCAGGGACCCCCCGGGGGGCCTTCACAGCCGAGCTGCGGCCTGTGCGGGGAGACCCAAGACTTGCAGCCCTGAGAAGGACGGGTGCCACCGGCCCACAGCTCAGGAGACACGGCGCAGAGCTCAGAGAGCCCAGGCCAAGGGGACGCACTCCTGGCCATCGTCTCCTTTAAGTCGAGCCCTGTCCAGTGAGCCTGGGAGGAAAGTCACTGCCATCTCTGAAGGAACGAGTGTCCGGGACACCGTAGGGGCTGGGCTCTGGGTGGCCTCCCACCAGCCGCCGGCAGCGTTTCTCTCCCTCTTGGGGCCCCACCACCTGCCCCCTCTCAGAAGTCAGCCAGGCCCAGACAGCCACCCCCTCAGACTCCAAGGGGACAGGATCACCGGGCCAAGGGCGGACCGTGTGCTCCCTGCCCACCGCCCAGCAGGCCAGCCTCCCGCCATGCGGGCCCGGAACCGTCCTCCGGCGCAGGCAGGCAGGCTACTCACCACAGCCCCGCAGCGCGGCCCCGTCGGCACGGAACAGTGGAGGGACCAGCCCACCCCAGCCCGGGCACCAGCACCCACCCCCGCCGGGCGGGGCCCCGGCTCCCGGAGCAGACAGAGGGACAGCAGGGGAGGCATGCGGGAAGCACGGAGAGGGCCACATTCGCGAGGGCGGCCTGGCCACAGGTGAGGCCCGGGACCCCTCACCTGTTAAGTGGAGACACCGCCTTTCAGAGGGGACTGAACACCGAACCAGGCCAGGTGGGTGAGTGGCTGGCTCCATTCCCTGTGCAGGGTCTGCTAGCCCTCGTGTGGCCCCAGGTCCCTCGTGTGCGCCCCCAGGCAGAGGCAGACTCAAGATGGCGAGCATCCCAGCCTCAAGCTGCCCGGAGGCTGTGGTTCCCCGAGGCCCCAGGACCGCCCTGGGCCAGCCTCGGCCGCGCTCTCCAGGGGGCTCCCTCTCGGGTCCCTGAGCCAGGGCATCACCGGCCCACCCCCAGCCGCCCTGCATTGAAAGATCCTAGTTCTAATCTGAAGTCCTCCCAGGGGGGCTTGAAGCCCACTTGTCCCACAGTCCCTGGCAGCAGAGAGCACTGTTCTCCGCTCCCAGCTGCCTCACCCAACACACGCACGCCCTccggccctgccctcccctccaggcctCTGAGCTTGTGCAAAGGAGCCTTTGGAAGGCAGAGCCCAGAGACCTCCAGGCAGGGCAAGCCCACAGCAGCACGGCAACGCGGGCCCAGCACAGCCTGGGACTAGCCAGTCTGCACAAAAGGCGAGCCCCAGTGTGGACAGGGCCCTGGCTGTGAGACCCAGAGGCCAGGCTTGGAGTGGCCTCTGTGAGCTGATCTGACCACATGTGGCCCACCCCTCTGCCTCTCCAGTGAcctcccctgctctgccctccatTTGTCCACCTGGGAATGGACATTACGTGCCTCCTAGGGCGTGTGCAGCAGCAGCCCTGCTCTGCGGCCCAGCCACAGCCCCGCCTCCAAGTGGTGTCTGCAGCTTCAGGAGCTAAAGTCTCAGTGCCTGGCAGGGCTCTCCCAACTGTGCATCTGTTGCTTCCTCACTGCCACCCTCGTGGCCCCTTCCAGACACATGGAACTCCCGGTGTTCCTGAGCCTCTCTCTCACTCCCCCGGCCTACATACAAGCTGCCGAAGTGTGTCTGCTCCTAGCCACCTGGCAAACgtcacctgctccaggaagctttccctgatTGGCCCAGGCCCTCTGTGCTCCCTGCCCCTTTGGGCCACAGCATCAATGGAACCAAGAGGCCACTGCTGAGCCAACGGTCTCTACTAGAACCATTTGCTCATGTCCCTACATCTGGCCACATGTTCAGAGATGAGGGATGATGGGTAGAGAGATGGAGGGGTGtgtgagagggaggctcagagCCAAACGCCTGCAGCCAGCTTCCTGGCTCCTGAGGCAGAGGCACAGGGCGTGGGCAGATGGGGAGAAGGCCATGCACACCCCGGAAAGAGCAAGAGAAGGGGCAGAGAGCTGGGCCGCGGCGGCCGCGGCTGACCTGGGAGGGGGTGGTCACGCTGATCTCGGGGACAAACGTGTCGTCAAACAGGCTGAGGATCTGCTCGTGCTTGACCTCCTTGGACGGGGTGTGTTTGGGAGGCGGAGGGACAGGTGGGCCTTTCCGGAGCTGTGGGTCGGCAGCGGGTGAGGGGGCCGCGTGCGGAGGCACAGCAGAGCGTGGGGGTcgggggagacagacagacagagacaaagTCACGGTTAGTCACACCGGCCATGGCCCCACCCGGCAACTGCAGAAGACAACACGGGAGAACCACTGCTCCCCAAGACATGAACACCGAGACCACAGGGACCCCCGGGAGGGGCCGAGCAGGCGGCCAGAAACCCTGCACGGAGAGAGGTGACGGGGAGGACGAgggagtgaaagagagaaaaggagagaacaggacggaaaagaaggaaaggaggtcCCGCCGGGCCACCAGGGGCCGCCGTTGGAGGGTCTGGCTCTCACCACCCTGGGGGGAGGCTGAGGAGAGAAACAGGCGCTGAGAGAGAGCGGGCCCCCCGCACCCCCGCCCCTCCGCTCCCGCAGGCCCGCTTcccacccccccctccacccccacgcgGGAGGCGCTGGGGAGGCCTGCTCGGGGCCAGGGCCCGGCTGCGGGCCACACAGCCGTGCACCCCCCAAGACtgggtttcctcatttgtcaagCTGGGGTGACGAGAGCGCCTGCCTCACGGGCCGAATGTGAGGACAGTGAATGAAGATAGAGAAAGGCTGGCGCAGGGTCCGGCCCGAGCAAGCGCTCAGGTCAAGTGTGGGCGCTCATCACCCTCGCAGCGTGGCTCTCCTACTCAGCTCCTGAGCGGGCCTGCGGCCAGGAGAGCTGCGCCAGGGGTGGAAGGGCCAGGGGACCGTCTAGCAGGGCTCAGAGGGGCTGTGCAGCGGAGCCCacccctcctttctccccttccaGCTCCTAGGATGCTGCAGAAACTCGGAGAAAACTGGTGCGGGGGGAAGCCGCGCttccgccccccccgccccgccacggAGCCCCTCCTCTCGCTGCCCCTTTCAGGGCCCTgcatgctccccacccccacccccacgccccacaAGAAAGCAggcaaggaagagggagaggcagcCACCTCCGAGATCTGGGTGCTCTGGGGGCTAagggccctggagcctgtgtctcaggaggaaaggaagatggaGAAAGTCATGCAGCCCAAAGACCAGGGGACAGGAAAAAAGGGGACGCTGCAGCCGGTTGGGGCAGGGGGGCACCTGGGAGGGGGCAGACGGTCACAGATGcccctggaagggcccagggccATGGGGGCGAGCCTGGGCCAGCAGGGACAGagaactggggaggaggggagggcggcAGAGCAGGAAGAGGAAGCGGGGCGGGGACGGGCCACTGAGACACGTGCCTACCTGAGACGGGGACTTGGGGAGGGCGGCCCCGGGGGTGGCCGCACTGGCAGGCTCGGGCTCGTGGTTGACTCTGATCTCGGGGGTGGCGGCAGGGGAGCCGTCCGGCGGAGGCGAGGGGCTCTTGTTCCCTTTTGCAGGGGGACTGTCACTGCAGAGGAGGCGAGACGAGAGAGGGAGCCTGATGGAGGGAGGTCGTGGCACCTGACAGGGTGTGCACACGTGCCAACGCCCTGGGGCCGCGTGTGTGAAAAtgtgtgcgcacatgtgtgtaCACGTAGACCCTGGGAAACTGAAGGTGCACGTGTGTCCACAGACTCACTGTAAAAACGTGACGCCCACGTGTGCACCAGTGTGTGTCTCCACGCACCCATGTGTGAAATTGCACGGCTGTGTGCATGAGAGTGGATGGAAATGAGGCGGCATGGGCATGAGCACTGGGAACACGCAAATGTCCGCAGCAGGGCCTGCCCTGGAGACAGTGATACACGGAGCTGAGGTCTGCGGGCCCCGGGGGAGCAGGGCGGGACCCCAGGAGCCGCTGCCAGGGGCTGGCCAGCCACCGGCAGGCCTCCACCAGGTGCAGGGGCGCAGAGCCCCACAGCAGGAGAAAGTCAAATGCCCTAGAGGCTAAGCGAGTCTCAGCCACACGTCACGCAGCAGCCCCTGCACTCAGGGCCTGACCCCATGGACCTGCCTGGCATCCACCCCTCACGCCAGCATTCGGCCAGCCCCGCTCCCAGGGCCCCAAGCCTTTGCTCCCACAGGTCCTCCCAGGGAACCTGGGCAGAGGCTATGGGCAGAGGGGGTAGGTAAAGGGGGGCCTTCAC
Coding sequences within it:
- the BIN1 gene encoding myc box-dependent-interacting protein 1 isoform X13, encoding MAEMGSKGVTAGKIASNVQKKLTRAQEKVLQKLGKADETKDEQFEQCVQNFNKQLTEGTRLQKDLRTYLASVKAMHEASKKLNECLQEVYEPDWPGRDEANKIAENNDLLWMDYHQKLVDQALLTMDTYLGQFPDIKSRIAKRGRKLVDYDSARHHYESLQTAKKKDEAKIAKAEEELIKAQKVFEEMNVDLQEELPSLWNSRVGFYVNTFQSIAGLEENFHKEMSKLNQNLNDVLVSLEKQHGSNTFTVKAQPSDSPPAKGNKSPSPPPDGSPAATPEIRVNHEPEPASAATPGAALPKSPSQLRKGPPVPPPPKHTPSKEVKHEQILSLFDDTFVPEISVTTPSQFEAPGPFSEQASLLDLDFDPLPPVASPVKVPTPSGQSIPWDLWEPTESPAGSLPSREPSAAEGTFAVAWPSQTAEPGPAQPAEASEVAGGTHPAAGAQEPGETAASEAASSSLPAVVVETFSATVNGTVEGGSGAGRLDLPPGFMFKVQAQHDYTATDTDELQLKAGDVVLVIPFQNPEEQDEGWLMGVKESDWNQHKELEKCRGVFPENFTERVQ
- the BIN1 gene encoding myc box-dependent-interacting protein 1 isoform X3, which gives rise to MAEMGSKGVTAGKIASNVQKKLTRAQEKVLQKLGKADETKDEQFEQCVQNFNKQLTEGTRLQKDLRTYLASVKAMHEASKKLNECLQEVYEPDWPGRDEANKIAENNDLLWMDYHQKLVDQALLTMDTYLGQFPDIKSRIAKRGRKLVDYDSARHHYESLQTAKKKDEAKIAKAEEELIKAQKVFEEMNVDLQEELPSLWNSRVGFYVNTFQSIAGLEENFHKEMSKLNQNLNDVLVSLEKQHGSNTFTVKAQPSDSPPAKGNKSPSPPPDGSPAATPEIRVNHEPEPASAATPGAALPKSPSQLRKGPPVPPPPKHTPSKEVKHEQILSLFDDTFVPEISVTTPSQPTESPAGSLPSREPSAAEGTFAVAWPSQTAEPGPAQPAEASEVAGGTHPAAGAQEPGETAASEAASSSLPAVVVETFSATVNGTVEGGSGAGRLDLPPGFMFKVQAQHDYTATDTDELQLKAGDVVLVIPFQNPEEQDEGWLMGVKESDWNQHKELEKCRGVFPENFTERVQ
- the BIN1 gene encoding myc box-dependent-interacting protein 1 isoform X2 produces the protein MAEMGSKGVTAGKIASNVQKKLTRAQEKVLQKLGKADETKDEQFEQCVQNFNKQLTEGTRLQKDLRTYLASVKAMHEASKKLNECLQEVYEPDWPGRDEANKIAENNDLLWMDYHQKLVDQALLTMDTYLGQFPDIKSRIAKRGRKLVDYDSARHHYESLQTAKKKDEAKIAKAEEELIKAQKVFEEMNVDLQEELPSLWNSRVGFYVNTFQSIAGLEENFHKEMSKLNQNLNDVLVSLEKQHGSNTFTVKAQPSDSPPAKGNKSPSPPPDGSPAATPEIRVNHEPEPASAATPGAALPKSPSQLRKGPPVPPPPKHTPSKEVKHEQILSLFDDTFVPEISVTTPSQFEAPGPFSEQASLLDLDFDPLPPVASPVKVPTPSGQVGVSPPLPTGHRGLGSCLPTGHVGSSRPGLWGSWGHQALLPLTALLLEPWSPALVASPGPDHEEGKRADTGQREVLRRRSAARSPGTSHGPSQPPAPLLAAAPGLGSPRPVGLSPPEGVQDSALWRPRSPALLCPAPAGLEGPGAGAGWGPLGTACLPPSLTSVRTLSFSPLPRSVNSVGPLGGKLCVLRAQPSGQPPSCVRGAHPPGPAPGRFTGARARARTAAPTRTGGSSAAPPHPCPGETLPSAGPCGKGLLS
- the BIN1 gene encoding myc box-dependent-interacting protein 1 isoform X1, translated to MAEMGSKGVTAGKIASNVQKKLTRAQEKVLQKLGKADETKDEQFEQCVQNFNKQLTEGTRLQKDLRTYLASVKAMHEASKKLNECLQEVYEPDWPGRDEANKIAENNDLLWMDYHQKLVDQALLTMDTYLGQFPDIKSRIAKRGRKLVDYDSARHHYESLQTAKKKDEAKIAKAEEELIKAQKVFEEMNVDLQEELPSLWNSRVGFYVNTFQSIAGLEENFHKEMSKLNQNLNDVLVSLEKQHGSNTFTVKAQPRKKTKLFSRLRRKKNSDSPPAKGNKSPSPPPDGSPAATPEIRVNHEPEPASAATPGAALPKSPSQLRKGPPVPPPPKHTPSKEVKHEQILSLFDDTFVPEISVTTPSQFEAPGPFSEQASLLDLDFDPLPPVASPVKVPTPSGQVGVSPPLPTGHRGLGSCLPTGHVGSSRPGLWGSWGHQALLPLTALLLEPWSPALVASPGPDHEEGKRADTGQREVLRRRSAARSPGTSHGPSQPPAPLLAAAPGLGSPRPVGLSPPEGVQDSALWRPRSPALLCPAPAGLEGPGAGAGWGPLGTACLPPSLTSVRTLSFSPLPRSVNSVGPLGGKLCVLRAQPSGQPPSCVRGAHPPGPAPGRFTGARARARTAAPTRTGGSSAAPPHPCPGETLPSAGPCGKGLLS